In one Leptospiraceae bacterium genomic region, the following are encoded:
- a CDS encoding efflux RND transporter periplasmic adaptor subunit, with protein MSKKLFIIYLILIPFFFSTACKKKAQENTSSKSEEKHEHKHEKELYTCPMHPEVIRDKKGTCPICKMDLVPLKKQEMNLEDTKPDSKDKIIIHLEPATIQKVGVVTELVKKKTIEREIRTVAHIDFDESAETIINSRVNGWVEKLYVKFTGQTVRKGQALIGIYSPELVSTQEEYLKLYKSYNSASDEGTKKELSKLLESSKRRLLNWNISKGQILELEKKQEVQRLMNLYSPYSGVVVEKKVIEGAKIMEGMDLFKLANLETVWAFVHIPEKDIPFIKENMPAKILLPQLPTEEFQGKVSFIFPYIEMKSRDLKVRVSIPNRDFKVKPGMYATIVLEQKLEGEHIVIPSSAVIRTGIRELIFVYHGKGKFEAREIKTGVPDGIDRVQVLKGLKEQEAIAVSGQFLLDSETKLQEAVRKMQTEASAMPEGGHSH; from the coding sequence ATGAGTAAAAAATTATTCATAATATACCTTATACTAATACCCTTTTTCTTTAGTACGGCCTGTAAAAAGAAAGCACAGGAAAATACTTCTTCGAAGTCCGAAGAAAAGCATGAACATAAGCATGAAAAAGAATTATATACCTGTCCGATGCACCCGGAAGTCATTCGGGATAAAAAAGGTACATGCCCTATCTGTAAAATGGATCTGGTTCCTTTGAAAAAACAGGAGATGAATCTGGAAGATACAAAACCGGATTCCAAAGATAAGATAATCATTCATCTTGAACCGGCTACCATTCAAAAAGTCGGTGTCGTAACCGAATTAGTGAAAAAGAAAACTATCGAAAGAGAAATTCGAACTGTTGCCCACATTGATTTTGATGAATCTGCTGAGACCATTATAAATAGTCGCGTAAATGGCTGGGTAGAAAAGTTATATGTAAAGTTTACGGGACAGACAGTAAGAAAGGGTCAGGCTCTTATAGGGATTTACAGTCCGGAACTTGTCTCTACCCAGGAAGAATACCTGAAGCTTTATAAAAGTTATAATTCCGCCTCTGATGAGGGTACAAAAAAAGAATTATCTAAATTATTAGAATCTTCTAAAAGACGGCTTTTAAACTGGAATATATCAAAAGGACAAATTCTTGAATTGGAAAAAAAGCAGGAAGTGCAAAGACTCATGAATTTGTATTCTCCCTATTCAGGAGTTGTTGTAGAAAAAAAAGTAATAGAAGGAGCCAAAATCATGGAAGGAATGGATTTGTTTAAATTAGCAAATCTGGAAACTGTCTGGGCTTTTGTGCATATACCTGAAAAGGATATTCCCTTCATCAAAGAAAATATGCCGGCTAAAATTCTCCTTCCTCAATTACCCACAGAAGAATTTCAGGGAAAGGTAAGTTTTATTTTTCCGTATATCGAAATGAAATCGAGAGACTTAAAAGTAAGAGTTTCCATACCGAATCGGGATTTCAAGGTTAAACCGGGTATGTATGCAACCATAGTATTAGAACAAAAACTCGAAGGAGAACACATTGTTATTCCTTCCTCTGCTGTGATTCGAACCGGGATTCGAGAACTAATTTTTGTTTATCACGGAAAAGGAAAATTTGAAGCCAGAGAAATTAAAACGGGAGTGCCGGATGGAATCGATAGGGTTCAGGTTCTTAAGGGTCTAAAAGAACAGGAGGCCATTGCAGTATCGGGACAGTTTCTCTTAGATTCAGAAACAAAGTTACAGGAAGCCGTGCGAAAAATGCAGACAGAAGCTTCAGCTATGCCTGAAGGAGGGCATTCCCATTGA
- a CDS encoding RNA 2'-phosphotransferase, translated as MKLKDRERIGKFLSLILRHKPETIGIQLDENGWADVEELLSRLKENGTDLSLEELDLIVETNNKKRYSYNRDKTKIRANQGHSISVDVELKIVSPPEILFHGTSEKSLASIKQEGLKKMQRQHVHLSPDSETAVKVGQRHGRPVVLRVMARSMQKDAYRFYLSENGVWLTEEVPVQYIQFP; from the coding sequence ATGAAACTAAAAGACAGAGAAAGAATAGGTAAATTTTTAAGCCTTATTTTACGTCATAAGCCAGAAACTATCGGTATTCAATTAGATGAAAACGGTTGGGCAGATGTAGAAGAACTTTTAAGCCGCTTAAAAGAAAACGGAACAGACTTGAGTTTGGAAGAACTCGACTTGATTGTAGAAACCAATAATAAAAAACGCTATTCCTACAACAGGGACAAAACGAAAATCCGAGCTAACCAGGGCCACAGCATTTCTGTGGACGTAGAATTGAAAATAGTATCGCCACCTGAGATTTTATTCCACGGAACCTCCGAAAAAAGTCTTGCTTCTATAAAACAGGAGGGTTTAAAAAAAATGCAGAGACAACACGTTCATTTAAGCCCGGATTCGGAAACCGCGGTGAAAGTAGGGCAGAGGCACGGCAGGCCGGTTGTTTTACGGGTTATGGCAAGGAGTATGCAGAAAGACGCTTATCGTTTTTATCTTTCTGAAAATGGGGTCTGGCTCACAGAAGAGGTTCCTGTACAATACATTCAATTTCCATGA
- the prmC gene encoding peptide chain release factor N(5)-glutamine methyltransferase, with protein MQKDTLQYVLTRSRDYLAKKGIANPRLDAEVLLSDTLKMDRISLYTKFDMILSEFEKDTYREKIRARGNFKPVAYITGLKSFYHWDFQVNENVLIPRPETEELLEWVLKENRGVAKKVLDLCCGSGCIGISLLKEELLFQLSFSDISEKALEVTKNNLRNLVEEKKEFQLFQSDLYRSIPEQKFDVIVSNPPYIPLEEKSQIMPDVLNYEPHIALFLQEPEAFHKRLLEESLNFLSEEGKLYLETHPDWIQKIVGLGKELGYKNIQIKQDLSRKERFISLEK; from the coding sequence ATGCAAAAAGATACCTTACAATATGTTCTCACCCGCTCCCGTGATTACCTGGCAAAGAAAGGAATCGCAAACCCCCGTCTGGATGCAGAAGTCTTACTCTCCGATACTTTAAAGATGGATAGAATCAGTCTTTATACCAAATTTGATATGATTCTTAGCGAATTCGAAAAAGATACATACCGTGAGAAAATTCGGGCTCGTGGAAATTTTAAACCGGTGGCCTATATTACGGGTTTAAAGAGTTTTTATCACTGGGACTTCCAGGTCAATGAAAATGTGCTAATACCCAGACCGGAAACGGAAGAACTACTCGAATGGGTTTTAAAAGAGAACAGGGGGGTTGCAAAAAAAGTTTTAGACCTCTGTTGTGGTTCCGGTTGTATCGGGATTTCTCTTTTGAAAGAAGAGTTACTATTCCAGCTTTCTTTTTCTGACATTTCAGAGAAAGCTCTTGAGGTAACAAAAAATAATTTGCGAAATCTTGTGGAGGAAAAGAAAGAGTTTCAGCTTTTTCAATCTGATTTATATCGCTCCATACCTGAACAGAAATTTGATGTGATTGTATCCAACCCTCCCTATATCCCTTTAGAAGAAAAATCTCAGATTATGCCTGATGTTTTAAATTATGAACCCCATATTGCACTTTTTTTGCAGGAACCGGAAGCTTTTCATAAGCGATTGTTGGAAGAGAGCCTGAACTTTCTTTCCGAGGAAGGAAAGTTATACCTGGAAACTCACCCGGATTGGATACAAAAAATTGTCGGCCTAGGAAAAGAATTAGGATATAAGAATATTCAGATAAAGCAGGATCTCAGCCGGAAAGAAAGATTTATTTCCTTAGAAAAATGA
- a CDS encoding efflux RND transporter permease subunit codes for MITRIIEYSLKNKLLVVLFALFLVLSGAYSIYNIPIDAIPDLSDIQVIIYTEYPGQAPQVIEDQVTYPLTSSMLAVPKAKVVRGYSFFGFSLVYIIFDDGTDLYWARSRVLEYLNFASAKLPQEAKPRLGPDGTGVGWVYMYTLSDTSGKYDLQQLRALQDWNLKYELQSLQGVAEVASIGGYVKQYQIEVDPTKLILYEISLNEIRSRLARSNKDVGGRLIEMGETEYMVRGLGYIGSVEDIRSIVLKIDKDGNPVTIGDVANVQIGPDIRRGLSDFNGEGEIVSGIVVARFGENALEVIDRVKKRISEIQLLLPKGVKINSSYDRSVLIKRAIKNILSKLGEEMLVVSLVTVIFLLHLRSSLVAVLTLPLGFLASLLLMYLLKINANIMSLGGIAIAIGVMVDASVVLVENLHKHMEKEEGVNHTELVRRAAVEVGPALFYSLLIITVSFLPVLVLEGQSGRLFKPLALTKTFAMGFASLLAITVIPVFMSWFVKGKIHSEESNPVSKFLIRLYKPLLIYCLDNKKTVTIVSMIFLVCSFIPIFGIVKPFSKNYFIRPIGGEFMPPLNEGDILYMPTTLPGLSITKARELLQKTDAIIKSFPEVDHVLGKIGRADTATDPAPLTMIETSIILKDPSEWRKGMTVEKLSQELDRAIQFPGLTNAWTYPIKTRIDMLSTGIKTPVGIKLLGDNLQNLSDLGARLEAYLRSFPGTASVVSERVTGGKYINFKINRYEASRYGLTIGDVQDTIMTAVGGMNITETVEGLARYPVSIRYPREYRDDLYKLKNIWIQTSTGAYIPISNVADIYIEGGPPGIKTENARKTAWLYIDLEEGQDVASYVKAAKEYIQSKIISGELKISQDISFQWSGQFEYMEKAEKRLKIAAVITIFLVFLLLYFHFSNILETIIILFSLSFAVTGGIWLMYVLGFNHSVATDVGFIALAGLAAETGIVMLLYLDEVFQKYKEGNKLEDSQNIRLAVIEGAVDRLRPKMMTVSTTLIGLLPIMWSTDSGSQIMKRLATPMIGGLFTSTLLTLILLPLLYEWIQERLHKNNKCGPLNKKE; via the coding sequence TTGATTACAAGAATTATTGAATATTCCTTAAAAAATAAACTCTTAGTCGTCCTGTTTGCTTTATTTCTCGTATTAAGTGGTGCTTATTCGATTTATAATATTCCTATAGATGCTATTCCTGATCTTTCCGATATTCAGGTAATTATCTATACCGAGTATCCGGGACAGGCTCCGCAGGTTATTGAAGATCAGGTAACGTATCCTTTGACTTCCTCTATGCTGGCTGTGCCTAAAGCTAAGGTGGTAAGAGGTTATTCCTTTTTCGGCTTTTCTCTGGTATACATTATTTTTGATGATGGTACAGATCTTTACTGGGCCAGAAGCCGGGTTTTAGAATATTTGAATTTTGCATCAGCCAAATTACCTCAGGAAGCGAAACCCAGGCTCGGCCCGGATGGAACCGGTGTGGGCTGGGTTTATATGTATACTTTAAGTGACACCTCCGGCAAATACGATTTACAACAACTTCGAGCTTTGCAGGACTGGAACTTGAAATATGAACTTCAGAGCTTACAGGGAGTCGCTGAGGTTGCAAGTATAGGAGGTTATGTTAAGCAATACCAGATAGAAGTCGACCCCACAAAGTTAATACTGTATGAAATTTCTTTGAATGAAATCCGTTCCCGCCTGGCCAGAAGCAATAAAGATGTAGGTGGTAGATTAATTGAAATGGGTGAAACGGAATACATGGTACGGGGGCTTGGCTATATTGGCTCTGTGGAAGATATACGTTCTATTGTTTTAAAAATTGATAAAGATGGAAACCCGGTTACTATCGGGGATGTAGCGAATGTACAGATAGGACCGGATATACGTCGGGGCTTGAGTGACTTTAATGGAGAAGGGGAAATTGTAAGTGGAATTGTGGTGGCTCGTTTTGGAGAAAACGCTCTTGAAGTAATCGATCGGGTAAAAAAACGAATTTCGGAAATACAGCTTCTCTTACCGAAGGGGGTTAAAATAAATAGCTCCTATGATCGTTCAGTTTTAATCAAGCGGGCGATTAAAAATATTTTATCCAAACTTGGCGAAGAAATGCTCGTGGTAAGCCTTGTCACCGTTATATTTCTGCTGCATCTACGTTCTTCTTTAGTAGCTGTATTGACTCTGCCACTGGGTTTTTTAGCCTCTCTTTTGTTGATGTATCTACTCAAAATAAATGCAAATATCATGAGCCTGGGTGGAATCGCCATTGCTATAGGTGTCATGGTAGATGCTTCCGTTGTACTGGTTGAAAACCTGCACAAACACATGGAAAAAGAGGAAGGTGTAAACCACACCGAGCTTGTCCGTCGAGCGGCTGTAGAAGTCGGTCCGGCCTTATTTTATTCCTTGTTAATCATAACCGTATCATTTTTGCCTGTCTTGGTTTTAGAAGGACAATCCGGGAGATTATTTAAACCTCTTGCTCTGACAAAAACCTTTGCTATGGGCTTCGCATCTCTTTTGGCCATCACCGTCATACCGGTTTTCATGTCCTGGTTTGTAAAGGGGAAAATTCATTCAGAAGAAAGTAATCCGGTTTCAAAATTCCTAATTCGACTCTATAAACCTTTGCTCATCTATTGTCTGGACAACAAAAAGACTGTAACGATTGTATCTATGATATTTTTAGTATGTAGTTTTATCCCTATATTCGGAATAGTTAAACCTTTTTCAAAAAATTATTTTATTCGACCGATAGGAGGAGAATTTATGCCCCCTTTGAATGAAGGGGATATTTTATATATGCCAACTACCCTGCCGGGTCTTTCTATTACCAAGGCAAGAGAATTATTGCAAAAGACAGATGCTATCATTAAAAGCTTCCCCGAAGTAGATCATGTTCTCGGAAAAATAGGCAGAGCCGATACGGCCACTGACCCGGCTCCATTAACTATGATAGAAACCAGTATTATCCTGAAAGACCCTTCTGAGTGGAGAAAAGGTATGACTGTAGAAAAACTCAGTCAGGAACTGGACAGAGCCATTCAATTTCCGGGATTAACCAACGCCTGGACGTACCCGATAAAAACTCGAATCGATATGCTTTCTACCGGTATAAAAACCCCGGTGGGTATAAAACTACTCGGAGATAATTTACAGAACCTATCCGATCTGGGAGCCAGGTTAGAAGCCTATCTTCGCAGTTTCCCCGGTACAGCTTCTGTTGTTTCGGAACGGGTAACCGGTGGAAAATATATTAACTTTAAAATCAATCGCTATGAGGCTTCCCGCTATGGTTTAACTATTGGTGACGTTCAGGATACCATCATGACAGCAGTAGGAGGAATGAATATTACTGAAACTGTAGAAGGTCTTGCTCGTTATCCGGTCAGTATACGTTATCCGAGGGAATACAGAGATGATTTGTATAAACTGAAAAATATCTGGATACAAACATCCACAGGAGCATATATTCCCATATCAAATGTGGCTGATATTTACATTGAAGGAGGGCCTCCGGGTATTAAAACGGAAAATGCCAGAAAGACAGCCTGGCTCTACATAGACCTGGAAGAAGGGCAGGATGTAGCCTCCTATGTTAAAGCCGCAAAAGAGTACATTCAAAGTAAAATCATTTCAGGAGAATTGAAAATATCTCAGGATATAAGCTTTCAGTGGAGCGGGCAATTTGAGTATATGGAAAAAGCAGAAAAAAGGCTAAAAATTGCTGCTGTGATTACAATTTTCCTCGTATTTCTACTCCTTTATTTTCACTTCAGCAATATATTAGAAACCATTATTATACTCTTCTCACTGAGTTTTGCTGTAACAGGAGGGATATGGTTGATGTATGTTCTCGGATTTAATCATTCTGTCGCAACTGACGTGGGTTTTATTGCCCTGGCCGGTCTTGCCGCCGAAACGGGTATTGTTATGCTTCTATATCTCGATGAAGTATTTCAAAAATACAAGGAAGGAAATAAATTAGAAGATTCTCAAAATATACGTTTGGCAGTCATTGAAGGAGCCGTTGATAGGTTACGTCCTAAAATGATGACAGTATCTACCACTCTTATCGGACTTTTGCCGATTATGTGGAGTACAGATTCGGGTTCTCAGATTATGAAGCGTCTGGCTACTCCCATGATCGGAGGTTTATTCACTTCCACTCTATTAACCTTAATCCTTTTACCCTTGCTTTATGAATGGATACAGGAGCGATTGCATAAAAACAATAAATGTGGGCCTTTAAATAAGAAAGAATAG
- a CDS encoding alpha/beta hydrolase gives MEGHSIRYYRGKKEGKKLLFIHGLLDAAFGFRKLVPHLHPELQPILLDIPGFGLNPLPQIRYLYQLDIFADLIYTFCKRSGLKDIILVGHSMGGLIAQHLALLDKEHIFSKLILLSSANSMHPKRDEMRALLFPSTILEVENLLKHLHYEDIPEPSLLEKKILLNAWNSKEYFYLAENTIERESEIFFGEKSRAIQLPCLILSGEEDSITEMDMQKKMQEYIQNSELKFIEKARHAIHIEKGETVAKEINRFLGF, from the coding sequence ATGGAAGGTCATTCTATCCGGTACTACAGGGGAAAAAAGGAAGGCAAAAAACTTCTGTTTATACACGGACTTTTAGACGCGGCTTTTGGTTTCCGTAAATTAGTCCCGCACTTACACCCGGAACTACAGCCTATTCTCCTGGATATTCCCGGTTTTGGTCTGAATCCTCTCCCCCAAATTCGTTACCTTTACCAGCTCGACATTTTCGCTGATCTGATTTATACATTTTGTAAGCGCAGTGGCTTAAAAGACATTATCCTTGTAGGTCATTCTATGGGAGGCTTAATTGCTCAACATCTGGCTCTATTAGATAAAGAGCATATATTTTCTAAGCTAATTCTCTTATCATCTGCAAATTCTATGCACCCGAAGCGGGATGAAATGCGGGCTTTGCTCTTTCCGAGTACTATCCTGGAAGTAGAGAATCTTCTAAAACACCTGCACTATGAAGATATTCCGGAACCGAGTCTTTTAGAAAAGAAAATCCTTTTAAACGCCTGGAATTCGAAAGAATACTTTTATCTTGCGGAGAATACAATCGAAAGAGAATCGGAAATTTTTTTCGGAGAAAAGAGTCGGGCTATTCAACTTCCCTGCCTTATTCTCTCAGGTGAAGAAGACAGTATTACTGAAATGGATATGCAAAAAAAAATGCAGGAGTACATTCAAAATAGTGAATTAAAGTTTATAGAAAAGGCCAGACATGCGATTCACATTGAAAAAGGAGAGACTGTCGCAAAAGAGATAAACCGTTTTTTAGGTTTCTGA
- a CDS encoding V-type H(+)-translocating pyrophosphatase gives MQSAYIIIAMSILALLTALLYRNKVIKIKIGEGEENSPQTKKLIEISDAISEGAMAFLVREYKVIGIFISCMTVLIVLLLDNEKTPNFNEGIFTAISFVLGALISCASGFIGMRIATLGNVRTAQAAKTNLSEAFRIAFDSGAVMGFGLIGLAILGLILLVLSLKGLFPETELSIIMEAIAGYGLGGSSVALFGRVGGGIYTKAADVGADLVGKVEKGIPEDDPRNPATIADNVGDNVGDIAGMGADLFGSAAEATCAALVIGATATALSGNFDALLYPLLISAFGIPASIITSFFARVKSDDANVESVLKNQLWISTILVAVIMYFVTKYMMVDSFVLEGKTITRWDVYISLILGLFSGMLIGIITEFYTSHSYKPVKEVSEASHTGAATNIIYGLALGYHSSMLPVILLVVTIVFSTLIAGMYGIAIAAIGMISTIAIGLTIDAYGPVSDNAGGIAEMAELGKEVRNRTDKLDAAGNTTAAVGKGFAIGSAALTSLALFAAFITRARLSLKHVNPNDLSLAKIELLDPFVFGGLLFGAMTPFIFSALTMKSVGDAAKDMVEEVRRQFHEKKGLMDGTEKPDYKRCVDISTSASLREMILPGVLVLFTPIMVGFLFGIPTLSGVLAGALVSGVVLAISSANSGGAWDNAKKHIEASGNKGSDQHKAAVVGDTVGDPFKDTSGPAINILIKLMAITSLVFVEFFVNYGGAIKHFMK, from the coding sequence ATGCAGTCTGCTTATATTATTATTGCCATGTCTATTCTGGCATTATTGACAGCTTTGCTGTATCGAAACAAAGTTATTAAGATTAAAATTGGAGAGGGAGAAGAAAATAGCCCTCAAACTAAGAAATTAATCGAGATCTCCGATGCGATTTCGGAAGGTGCTATGGCATTTTTAGTTCGGGAATACAAAGTTATCGGTATCTTCATCAGTTGCATGACTGTTCTAATCGTTCTATTATTGGATAACGAAAAAACTCCAAATTTCAACGAGGGGATTTTCACAGCGATTTCCTTTGTCCTCGGAGCTCTGATTTCCTGTGCCAGTGGCTTCATCGGGATGAGAATTGCCACCCTGGGAAATGTTAGAACCGCACAGGCTGCCAAAACGAATCTATCTGAAGCATTCAGGATAGCTTTTGATTCGGGTGCTGTTATGGGTTTTGGACTCATCGGTCTCGCTATTCTGGGCCTCATCCTTCTTGTTCTCAGCCTGAAAGGTCTTTTTCCGGAAACGGAACTGAGCATTATTATGGAAGCTATTGCCGGGTATGGACTGGGAGGTTCTTCTGTAGCTCTTTTTGGACGGGTAGGAGGGGGAATTTACACAAAAGCAGCTGATGTTGGAGCTGACCTTGTGGGAAAAGTTGAAAAAGGTATCCCGGAAGATGATCCCCGCAACCCGGCTACAATTGCCGACAACGTGGGAGATAACGTAGGAGACATTGCCGGAATGGGAGCAGACCTTTTTGGTTCGGCTGCTGAAGCCACCTGTGCTGCACTTGTAATCGGAGCCACAGCCACGGCTCTTTCCGGAAATTTTGATGCTCTTTTATATCCTCTCTTAATTTCAGCATTTGGAATTCCGGCTTCTATCATTACTTCCTTTTTTGCCAGGGTAAAAAGTGATGATGCCAATGTAGAATCTGTACTCAAAAATCAACTCTGGATTTCGACTATTCTTGTGGCTGTAATCATGTATTTTGTAACGAAGTATATGATGGTGGATTCTTTTGTATTGGAAGGAAAGACGATTACCCGCTGGGATGTTTATATTTCTCTCATCCTCGGACTTTTTTCCGGTATGTTAATCGGAATTATCACGGAGTTCTACACTTCTCATTCCTATAAACCCGTGAAAGAAGTTTCGGAAGCATCTCATACCGGAGCTGCGACAAACATCATCTACGGTCTGGCCCTGGGTTATCACAGTTCCATGCTTCCGGTCATTTTGCTGGTGGTTACTATTGTTTTCTCTACCCTTATAGCCGGGATGTACGGCATCGCCATAGCTGCTATCGGGATGATCTCTACGATAGCTATCGGACTTACGATTGATGCGTATGGCCCGGTTTCGGATAATGCAGGCGGTATTGCCGAGATGGCTGAGTTAGGAAAAGAGGTTCGAAATAGAACTGATAAACTGGATGCAGCCGGAAATACAACCGCAGCTGTTGGAAAAGGTTTTGCGATTGGCTCGGCTGCCCTGACTTCTCTCGCTCTTTTTGCTGCCTTTATTACTCGTGCCAGACTCAGTCTAAAACATGTAAACCCAAACGACCTGAGCCTTGCAAAAATTGAACTTTTAGACCCTTTTGTTTTCGGTGGTCTTTTATTCGGAGCCATGACTCCCTTTATTTTTTCTGCCTTAACCATGAAGTCCGTGGGAGATGCGGCTAAAGATATGGTGGAAGAAGTAAGAAGACAGTTCCATGAAAAGAAGGGATTAATGGATGGAACCGAGAAGCCGGATTACAAACGCTGCGTGGATATTTCCACCTCGGCTTCTCTTCGGGAGATGATTCTTCCCGGAGTCCTTGTTCTTTTTACACCGATTATGGTAGGGTTTCTTTTCGGGATTCCCACTCTTTCCGGGGTTCTCGCCGGGGCTTTAGTATCCGGTGTGGTTCTGGCTATCTCCAGTGCAAATTCGGGAGGAGCCTGGGATAATGCAAAAAAACATATCGAAGCCAGTGGAAACAAAGGCTCGGATCAGCACAAGGCCGCTGTGGTGGGAGATACAGTAGGTGATCCTTTCAAAGATACCTCAGGTCCTGCTATCAATATTTTAATCAAGTTGATGGCAATTACCAGTCTCGTATTCGTGGAATTTTTTGTAAACTACGGGGGAGCAATTAAGCATTTCATGAAATAG
- a CDS encoding DUF455 family protein yields MKTINEYCLHLLSSPSLKEKLLPAGEELLDIKSNVVVPEKPGREKKLSFSDKKMKIPRLEHLKQADLRAITLHHFANHELMAIELFAYALLKFQDIPELNRREMLKTIADEQKHLKLYLQRIEELGMQFGDRELNYIFWKYTPKMQTKEKFAAIMSLSFEGANLDYSLLYKETFLQYGDPESASIMDVIYKDELKHVRRGLKIIKKEKPEDISDWDYYLSLLDYPFTPRRAKGYVFIPETRKKAGFSEDFIEKLSQYKDEFSNRKPEKIPREILDNLFL; encoded by the coding sequence ATGAAAACCATAAACGAATACTGCCTGCATTTGCTTTCATCTCCCTCCCTAAAAGAGAAACTTCTTCCGGCGGGAGAAGAACTTTTAGATATAAAAAGCAATGTGGTGGTTCCGGAAAAGCCGGGCAGGGAAAAAAAACTGTCTTTCTCTGATAAGAAAATGAAAATTCCCCGGCTCGAACATTTAAAGCAAGCGGACTTAAGGGCCATTACCCTGCACCATTTTGCGAATCATGAGTTAATGGCCATAGAACTTTTTGCCTATGCTCTGTTAAAGTTTCAGGACATACCTGAACTGAATCGCAGGGAAATGCTAAAAACCATAGCGGATGAACAAAAACATTTGAAGCTATATTTACAGAGGATCGAAGAACTCGGAATGCAATTTGGTGATAGAGAATTGAATTATATATTTTGGAAGTATACACCAAAAATGCAGACGAAAGAAAAATTTGCAGCTATCATGTCCCTATCTTTTGAAGGTGCCAACCTCGATTATTCTTTATTATACAAAGAAACTTTCTTACAATATGGTGACCCGGAATCTGCGTCTATTATGGATGTGATCTATAAGGATGAGCTAAAGCATGTGCGAAGAGGTTTAAAAATCATAAAGAAAGAAAAGCCGGAAGACATTTCTGATTGGGACTATTATCTTTCCCTATTGGACTATCCCTTCACTCCCAGAAGAGCCAAGGGTTATGTGTTTATACCCGAAACCCGCAAAAAAGCAGGTTTCAGTGAAGATTTTATAGAAAAACTGTCTCAATACAAAGATGAGTTTTCTAATCGGAAACCGGAAAAAATTCCTCGAGAAATTCTGGATAATTTATTCTTATAA